A region of the Cricetulus griseus strain 17A/GY chromosome 7, alternate assembly CriGri-PICRH-1.0, whole genome shotgun sequence genome:
TACCTTAGTTAACAGCCTCCATGCCACTCAGGAAACAACCTACTAGGTCATGGGATCTTATGAATACATCTATTCCAACATATCTGTTTCTCTGTAGAGTttcatccccttctcccctttctaTGAGTTGTATAGGACCAGATATACATGGAGTAGTAATCTGAATCTGTTATATTTCCTCCTCAAAATGTAGCAACAAAACCACCACATATTCAGTATCCCACAGTTTCTGTGTACCATGAATCAGGTGCATCCAGTCTTCCTAGTATGTTACAAGGTTTCACTGAAGGTGTCAGTTGGCACTGGGGTCACCCGTGAGGAGACAACCCAGAAGAATCTGATTCCATGACCACttctgtggtggtgtggtggcTGAGAGTGATCTTTTGAAGCAGCTGAAGTGAGAGACTCGGTGCCTGCCAGTTATTGAACTCAGGCtgttctcagttttgttttgttttgttttttccacatGAATCTCTCCCACTTAGTATGggttcatcaaaaaaaaaatgggggaagaaCCTGAGTGACACATCTGGCTGAGAGGAAAGGCACAATTTCCCATTAGAAGCAAGTGGCTTGAGGACAGGGAATTATATACATCTTGAATACTATAAAGATGATTAACAATTGGTGGCTGATTTCAAAGTTGTCTGCTCCAGCTAGTATAGGGTATTAGCAAAGgagtaaaaatatacatatatagtaaaaTTATCTTTATACAACATTCACAAACTTACTATGTAATTACATAGTAATTAAACTGTGTTTGTCAGAGACATGCACTGAGGTAACATCATGGCTAAGAGAAGTTATATAAAAGCAATTGAGAATTCATAATAGTAACCACCCCCCAACCCGAAGTCAAAAGCTACACATGGTCAAGGAGAGATACAGAGAAGCCAGTGTTCCAGACAGTGATTTCAAACCAAGCTTGATTGATTCTCTGTTGTTTCATTCTAGTTGATGTTGCTCAGGTACAGTGAGTATTAGAGCAATCGGTGGTTCTAAATCCCATACTTTTTTCTATTACATAAATACCCACtattgaattattattattattattattattattattattattatttgccatGCAGACAATTTAATGAGGTGATCTCAGATTTCACTCTGACCATTGGAATAATCTGAGGAGCATCATAAAATACAGACACCAAGTCAAAGCCCATGACTATTAAATGAAAAGCCTTCTACAGAGGAGCCAGACACTGTTACTTGTGTCTCCCCCTGGGGGTTCCATTTTGCAGCCATTAAGAACTGTCCTGGCTGGAGGTTTGTGATTCTGTGTACCCTGACCTGCAGTAAGAATTCACTggggtttttgttggtggtgtttctctctctctctctctctctctctctctctctctctctctctctctgtgcaggGAAagggctttattttttctttaatttttttaattattaatttattttttacattccaatcccagtttcctccttCCGTCTCCtactcctccacctcctccacctcctccaccttctccacctcccatctcctcctcagagagggtaaggcctcccctaggaagtttaCCAATTCTGTCCCATCatcatgttgaggcaggaccaagcacctcttcaccacccccacacacacacccctgtttctaggctgggcaaggtatctctccatatagaataggttccactaagtcagtttgtgcattagtgttagatcttggacccactgccagtggcctcatttattgtcccagtcgcaccattgtcacctatattaagggagtctagttcggtcttatgcaggttctcccaGAAAGGGCTTTCTTAATCTtcttaaatagaaacagaaattttcTTACTGATAACCACAGTCTTTATCcaatacttttatttcttcctcggtCCCTTTTATAACAGTGAAGCCACAACAAACCTCCCACATGTAGCATTGTTTAAACTAACATATTATCTAGTTCACAACTACaagccaatgaaaatacaagtaaaaacaaatgtttgctAAGCAAGTAAGTGTGATAAAAGTCTTGCAATGTTCTTGGTCATTAAATGGCCCTAATTATGACATTTAATGATGTCATCACATAGCTTCGGCAAGTCTCTGCCTGTTTCTTTCTATACCAACAGGCCATGAATAATGGGCTGGTATCATTCCTCATTTTTAGAAACCCTAATCACGGGGCCACTTGGGTGGGATTTTTGCACTCTTTAAGCCACTAATGTGTCCctactataaataaatataagctgATATCCTTTCATGTagatatctgctttttaaaattactcattctttttacatttttcaaagaaGGACTTGAAGGGTGACGCCTAATCCACTTAGCCTTGTAGAGACACAGGTGAGGCATCTAGAGGAGTGAGgacctccacagacacagaaGGGACAGGGCCAAAGAGAACAGGAGTCAGGAAGTTGCTCATCTAACTGAAGTCCTGAAGGACATCTGAGGAAAGCAAGGGCCTGGGTCAGGAGTTCCTGTTAAAGCAAGAAGGACAAGCTaccagagacagaaggaaaagaagcccACATAGTGGAATGGAGACACCTAGATTTTGAGGTAGAGCTGAGCTGAAACCCTTTTTCCCTAAGAGGTACTAAAACTGTTAGAGCTTtgtttatgaaaaaaaatcattcagctTTCTACCTAAGATTGTTCTGTGTTTCTCATTGAAAAACAATCTAGGAAGTGAACCATGCTCCACGTGAGGCAGGAGATATGGCTTACTAGGCTTCCTATGggatgggttattttttttttttttttgtggccaaACCTTCTGGGCCAACCTGACCCATTATGGATGAGCCATCAGCATAAAAACGTTTATCCTCCTGGGTCACCAGAAACAATTATGGGTCTATAATACCAATGATTATCTAAGGGTGGGCAACAGGTCATCCACCATGAGACTAAACCATACAGTGCCTAGACACACAATGTCATGTGACAGTTGTTTggaagaaactaaaacaaaaaagacatttgggaaatggctcagcaagaaCTAGTGATGAATCTTAATACAAGGAAAGGAAGCTGTGCTTTCCATCTCACTGGATAATTTAGCCGGGAGAAGAAATTGCCTAATTTGATAATCACCTATTTATCAACACAAACAATAACAAGGAAAGAATGCTGCATGTGAGGACAGCAGCCCCTCAACAGGGTATAAAAGGGGATGTGAGCAGGGAGATTCTCACTTCCAAACCTTCCAACCCACCTCCTTGTAAACCCATCCAGAACCTCCACCTCTCACACCATGGTCAACTCCTGTTGTGGCTCTGTCTGTTCTGAGGAGGGCTGTGGCCAAGGCTGCTGCCAGCCCACTTGCTGCCAgcccacctgctgcaggaccacctgctgcCGTCCCAGCTGCTGCATTTCTAGCTGCTGCAGGCCTTCCTGCTGCCCCGCCAGCTGCTGTGTGTCCAGCTGCTGCCGCCCCAGCTGTTGCCAGACCACCTGCTGTCGCCCCAGCTGCTGTGTGTCCAGCTGCTGCAGGCCTTCCTGCTGCCGCCCCAGCTGCTGTGTGTCCAGCTGCTGCAGGCCTTCCTGCTGCCGCCCCAGCTGCTGTGTGTCCAGCTGTTGCAGGCCTTCCTGCTGCCGCCCCTGCTGTAGCAGTTCCAGCTGTTGTGGATCCAGCTGCTGCCGCCCTAGCTGTTGTGTGTCCAGCTGCTGCCGCCCCACCTGTTGCCAGACCACCTGCTGTCGCCCTAGCTGCTGTGTGTCCAGCTGCTGCAGGCCTTCCTGTTGCCGCCCCAGCTGCTGTGTGTCCAGCTGCTGCAGGCCTTCCTGCTGCCGCCCCTGCTGTAGCAGTTCCAGCTGTTGTGGATCCAGCTGCTGCCGCCCTAGCTGCTGTGTGTCCAGCTGCTGCAGGCCCCAGTGCTGCATCTCCAGCTGCTGCCGCCCCAGCTGTTGCCAAACAACCTGCTGCCGCCCAGCATGCTCTAGTTGTTCCTGCTGCTGAGAGCTCTCACCCGCAGCCTCCTGTTCTTCATCACCCAGTATTCCTGATGTAGACCTCCTGTGAGCGGAATCCGAGAGGCCTCTGTTCCAATGGATAATGATTTTGGCCTCCAAATGTACTGTCCTTACTCCTGCCTGTTTGTTATCTTTCTTTAAAGCGAccacaaattttttttttctgaaatctaTAAAGTTTGACCTTATTGCCATGGAAAATTTTGTTCTTTACCATATTCTTAAAAATGGAGAGTCTCTTATATCTTAAATAAATCTGGATTTTGCAGGCATACCATATGTAT
Encoded here:
- the LOC113836891 gene encoding keratin-associated protein 4-3-like isoform X2, which codes for MVNSCCGSVCSEEGCGQGCCQPTCCQPTCCRTTCCRPSCCISSCCRPSCCPASCCVSSCCRPSCCQTTCCRPSCCVSSCCRPSCCRPSCCVSSCCRPSCCRPSCCVSSCCRPSCCRPCCSSSSCCGSSCCRPSCCVSSCCRPTCCQTTCCRPSCCVCCGSSCCRPSCCVSSCCRPQCCISSCCRPSCCQTTCCRPACSSCSCC
- the LOC113836891 gene encoding keratin-associated protein 4-9-like isoform X4, which encodes MVNSCCGSVCSEEGCGQGCCQPTCCQPTCCRTTCCRPSCCISSCCRPSCCPASCCVSSCCRPSCCQTTCCRPSCCVSSCCRPSCCRPSCCVSSCCRPSCCRPSCCVSSCCRPSCCRPCCSSSSCCGSSCCRPSCCVSSCCRPTCCQTTCCRPSCCTTCCRPACSSGSCC